GGATGAACAGCCTGACAAAAGGAAGATCGCCTGTGATTGAGCTCTTGATGTATCTGGTTTTTGGCGCGGCCTTGGGAACCCTCGGCGGCCTGTTCGGCATTGGGGGCGGATTGGTCGCGATCCCGCTGCTGGGCGTGTGGTTCGGTCTCGATCAGCAGATTGCCCAAGGCACGGCGCTGGTGATGGTGGTGCCAAACGTGATGCTGGCGCTGTGGCGCTATCACCAGCGCAATCGCATCGAATTGCGGCATGCGCTGCCACTGGCTTCAATGGGGTTCTGCTTTGCCTGGATCGGTTCGATCTGGGCGGTGGGTATCGATGCGCAAACCATGCGCCTGGGCTTCGTCGCCTTTCTGATCGCGCTGTCGGCCTACAACCTGATGCGAATGTTCACCGCCAACGCACCGGCCTCTGCGCAAATGCGCTATTCCTGGCCGTGGCTGGGTGTGCTCGGCGCGGCTTCCGGGACGATGGGCGGGCTATTTGGAGTGGGCGGGGCGGTGGTGGCAACGCCGGTGTTGACCAGCCTGTTCGGCACCACCCAAGTGGTTGCCCAGGGTTTGGCGCTGGCGCTGGCGTTGCCGAGTACGGGCGTCACCCTGGCGACTTATGCGGTGCACCATCAGGTGCATTGGGCGATCGGTGTGCCGTTGGCGATCGGTGGACTGATGAGCATCAGTTGGGGCGTGAGAATTGCCCACGCATTGCCGGAGCGACTCCTGCGCGGGCTGTTCTGTGGTTTTCTGGTGGTCTGCGCAGTGATGCTCGCGTTTAAAGTTTGAAGCCTTCGACGATGTGTTCGGCCAGGCATTCGGTGATAGGCGAAGGGTTGTTCAGGTTGCGGATCAGCATGATGCTGGCTTCCGGCAACAGCGGCAGGTCTTCGTTGGCGCCAAGGATGCGCATGTCCGGTGTGATCAGGCTTTCCAGCTGCGCGGTGATCGCCAGACCCGCGCTGACCACGGCCATCAACGCCGACAGGCTGGAGCTGTTGTAGGCAATGCGGTAATCACGGCCCATGGCGTTCAGGGCATTGCACGCCCAGAGGCGACAGAAGCAATCACTGTTGAACATTGCCAGCGGCAGCGGCGTCTGCTCATGGGCGCTGAAGCATTGGGCTTCGGCCCACACAAAACGCTCCTTGCGCAGTAATTGGCCGATCTCGTTACCCGGCTCGCGGGTGACGATGGACAGGTCCAGGTCCTGGCGCTGCAACAGTTGCTTGGTCGATTCGCAGTGAACCTCGATCTGGATCAGCGGATAGAACTGCGCGAAACGCGACAGGATGCCCGGCAGAAAGCGCATGACGTAATCGTCGGGCGTACCGATGCGCACCGTGCCGACCATGTGCGGCTCGCGCAGGGTATTGAAGACTTCGCTGTGGAGTTTGAGGATGCGCCGCGCATAGCCCAGCAATACCTGACCTTCGGCGGTCAGCTTGACCTGGCG
The window above is part of the Pseudomonas sp. B21-048 genome. Proteins encoded here:
- a CDS encoding sulfite exporter TauE/SafE family protein; protein product: MYLVFGAALGTLGGLFGIGGGLVAIPLLGVWFGLDQQIAQGTALVMVVPNVMLALWRYHQRNRIELRHALPLASMGFCFAWIGSIWAVGIDAQTMRLGFVAFLIALSAYNLMRMFTANAPASAQMRYSWPWLGVLGAASGTMGGLFGVGGAVVATPVLTSLFGTTQVVAQGLALALALPSTGVTLATYAVHHQVHWAIGVPLAIGGLMSISWGVRIAHALPERLLRGLFCGFLVVCAVMLAFKV
- a CDS encoding LysR substrate-binding domain-containing protein: MSAYPSIDTDVLRTFVAIADQGGFTRAGEMVNRTQSAVSMQMKRLEEDVLQRQLFERDGRQVKLTAEGQVLLGYARRILKLHSEVFNTLREPHMVGTVRIGTPDDYVMRFLPGILSRFAQFYPLIQIEVHCESTKQLLQRQDLDLSIVTREPGNEIGQLLRKERFVWAEAQCFSAHEQTPLPLAMFNSDCFCRLWACNALNAMGRDYRIAYNSSSLSALMAVVSAGLAITAQLESLITPDMRILGANEDLPLLPEASIMLIRNLNNPSPITECLAEHIVEGFKL